Sequence from the Herbaspirillum sp. meg3 genome:
ATACGCCATTTTCATCTTCTCCAAAATTCACACTCCGATCGAAGCATCAGTCATCTTCCTGCTGCTGGGTTATGCAATCTGGTTTCAGGTACTCGAACTTGGTCTTTCCCAGACATTGCAGAATCGCTTCAATGCACGCAAGAGCGCTGCGGCTGATGTCCGCCTGATGATCGTCATACACTACGTTTTTGTACTTGTACTGGCTGCCTGCGTCATTGCCAGCCCCTTGCTACCCCGTCTCTTGCTGCCAGCAGAACACTACGATGCCAAAGGCATAGAATTCAGGGCATTCTCCATCGGCATGGCGCTCATGATTATTGCGACCAGCAATGTCATTCTGCAAAGAATGCTAGTGGTTCTTAACAAGGGACTTACTGCCAATACCCTCCTGATACTCCAAGCACTGACTTCCCTTGTAGGCTTGGCGCTGTATGCGCACACGGACAATCCCAACATAGTCATATCCGTGCTTTTGTATCTGGCACCGCAGGTTTTGATCAATCTTCCGTTGATCATCAATGTCGCACGCAAGGTACACTACAAACGCACTCAACGGCGCAAGGACCAGTTCCGCGCCATCTGTACCGATGCTCTCGGATTCTGGACTCTGAACGTACTGTCAGCAGTCTTTCTGGGTGCCGATTATTACTTTTCGGCGCACTATCTCAGTAGCGAGCAGATCGTTTCGTATCACTTTGCAACACGTTTCTTTTTCCTTTCATTTGTAGTTTATTATGCATTCGTCCAGCATCAGTCAAGACGCTTGACGCCTGCGGCACTGCGGGACGGCGCTCCGGCCATGCGGAAAATGATGAGAAATTCGGCGATCATCGGCGTCGCATCAGTGACGTTAATCTATCTGTCTGTCATCGCGCTGGATGACCTGCATTTGTTCGAGCACCTTACCAATAAAAACGTCATCGATCACTCTCTGATGTTGGCCGCCTTCTTCTATTTCACGATTCGCGTGCTGAGAGATGTCGGATTGGTGACACTGAGCAGCGCCGGTATTAAATCCGTCCTTTATAAAGTATACGTTGTCGAGGTAGTTCTTGGCTTTACGTTGCTGACGCTGACGGCTCAAAGATTTAATGGGGTCGGGATACTCGTCTCCATGGGTGTCACTTGTCTGGTGAGTACACTGATTCTTTTCTATTTGATCAAAAAACTGATTACTGCACATACGCAAAATCAGGTCCCGGGGACAATGTAATCTGATGAACAAAGTTTTACACGAGTCGGCGCAGACAGACATATTGCTGTCGATTATCACGGTCACACGTAACGATGCTGATCGACTGTCCCAGACGATCCAGAGTCTGCAGCAGTTCTATGGCGATGCAAGATTTGAGCACATAGTGATGGACGGCGGATCAACAGACCACACGATGTCTCTGGCATCTTCGCAGTCGGCCATTGCCAATTTCAGGTTTTATTCTGGATCTGACAAAGGCATCTACGATGCGATGAATCAAGGCATACAAAAAAGCAAGGGGAAATTTCTTCTTTTCCTCAACTGTGGCGACTGCATGTTGGCGACTCCCGACGGCATTGCGGCTTGGAGCAAATCGGTCGGCGATGAGGCAGCAATTGACATAGTTTGCTTTGCTTTCGCACAAATCGAAAGCAATGGTGCCAAAAAGATTATTTCCGCTCGAAAAACAGGATCGCATCAAATGCCCACATCACATCAGGCCATGCTGTTCTCCGCCGAGTTCATTCATGCTCACCCCTACAACATCCGATACAAGATCGCTGCGGACTATGACCTATACGTGCGCAGCCGTCCGAATGCCGTTGCCTTCGCATTGACACCAGCGCCATTGACTGCAGTGGAAGTAGATGGTGTGGCCTCGAGCCAACCACTCATTTCTTATAGAGAATATCTCGTGATCGTCTCAAAAAATATGACGGGCATGAAAATGGTGGCCTGCATGACGCGCATAGCGCTCAAGGCGCTGCTTGTAATTGCAGCAAAGTCAATTCTTCCTCAGGGTTGGATAAGCAAATTGCGAGGTATGTCGTGACAACCAATCACTCCAGAACCGTAGAGAGCACCTCGGGGAAAATTAGTGCGTTGATAGCAATCAAGATATTGGGGGCGTTGTTTGCGACGCTGGTCTTCGCCAGATTTTCACCGTTGGTTGATTCTAAGTTGTATTTAAGCGGCTACTACGCTATTGATCCGCTTCTAAGGACGCAACTTATCCACAAACTGGCGATCACGTTGAATAGCCTGGGAGGAGCCTTTTTCGCCCACGTGGTATTTGGTCTTATCTCAACAGCAGGGCTGATCTACTATTTTGCTACCGGCGGTCGGCGCTGGATATTTGTGTGGATGCTTTTGCTCCCAAGCTCTCTGGTCTGGACTTCAATCGTTGGCAAGGAAGCCTTATATTTTGGCTGCTTCAACCTCTTGCTCGTGATTTGGTCAAAATACGTTGTCGCAAAGCTTAACCTTTTGGATTTGCTTGCTGCATGTATGGCACTAGGTATCTGCGGCCTCCTGCGACCACACTATGGTGTGGCAATCGTATGGCTATTTTTTTCCACGGGTATTATCAAAAAATTGGGAAGCAAAGCTTGGCCCGTTCTGTTGGCGACCATTATTGTGGCGGCATTAGCGGTTTACTTTTATGTATGGTCAGATCTGCTTTACAGAGGGTTCGGCGGGATTGAAGCGTCGGCGCGTTCGAGCAGATTCGTGCTATTTGATATGGTGCCGAATTCCGACTCGGGATTTGACCATTTTAGAAAAATTGTCCTGCTGGGATTTATTGTAGGCATCGTAGGGCCTTTGCCATCCGAGTTACTCACTCGACCTGAATTCCTTCCGTTCTTTCTGGAAGGGGTACTTATTCTACTGTCCCCAATTTTCATATACAGATACGCAAGCAAACAAGAATTTATAGGAACGACTTTATTTTTGCGAATTTATTGGTGGTGCTTGGTGCCAGCAATCATATCGATCATGATTCTTCATGCACCTTTCGGACTCCTGAATCCAGGTTCCGCGTCTAGGTGGCGAACCAATTTTGAGGCCCTGTTTTATATGGCGCCATTGTTGCTGTTATTCCGTTTCACTGATTACAACCGCTATGAAGATACTTCACTTTCACCCTAACGGAAGAATGGCTGCGCTGTTCATCGACCCTCTGATTGAGGGAGAGCGTAGCCATGGATATACTTCAGAACTCATTACATCAACTAGAAAATCCAAGCTTAGTGAGGTGGAAATCGCGTATGACCTTTCCATCCGTAATTTGTTTTTCTTGCCGTTCGCGTTCTTTCAAATTTGCATGCTGATCAAAGCACGCAAACCAGATGTCCTTATCAGCCACAACACGAAATCATCTCCGCTCCCATTGCTCGCAGCATGGTTGATGAGAGTAAAGGTGAGAGTCTATTTCAATCACGGCGTCCCGTATGTTGGATATGCTGGAGTAATGCGCTGGATCTTGCGTTTTTTCGAGCGACTCAACTGTTTTCTGGCGACCAGAATTCTGACCGTATCATCTGACATGGTCAAACTGCTTAAGCACGTGAGCGATCAGATTCAACCCGCAACAATCCTCAATGGATCTGCATGCGGGCTGGATATCGATACTTACAACAGAGAGCGCTACAAGGACTCCATCTGGCGAACGGAAAATCGCATTTCAGAGGATGATGTTGTCGTAGCTTTTGTAGGACGTCCGGAGCGACGCAAGGGTTTCGAACGGGCGCTTCATGTTTGGGCGAACTACCTTAAAGACCCAAAATATAAACTGGTCCTTTGCGGGGCAACTCCCGCTGACGTATCGCGATTCTTGCCACGAGTCCCGGACAACGTGATCTGCTTGGGATTTGTGAGCAATATTCCGGAAATCCTGTCGAATTCCGATATTTTAATTATGCCAAGCTTGCATGAGGGCTTGTCCTATGCTGTGCTGGAGGCGATGGCATGCGGCTGCGTTGTCATCGCGAACGATATCGAGGGAATCCGCAGTCTCGTGTTGGATGGACAGAACGGCTATCTGGTGAAGAATAACGCTCTCTCGACTTATGCCGATTTGATTCAAGTCGTTACTACGGAAGAATATAACGTTTCCAATATCAAACGACAGGCCACCATAACCGCCGAAATGTTTTCTCGAAAACTGTTCATTCCTGCGTATCTATCTTTTTTAAACGATATCGCAAGAAAAGCGTAGCCAAGCGCAGACATAAAACGCGCAATGGCGTTACGGCCGTACTTGGAATCTCCCCAGCAGAGATTTTTTAAACAGCATTCGCTTCTAACGGTACAACTGCAAGCCCAAACAGGAAGGGGGAGAGGAATTTCTCGATTCTCCCCTATCCCGAGTTCAATCGCTACCTATCAGTGGGTAACGCCATCGCGCTTGATGACTTTCAAAAAAGTCATCCACAATATCTTGCAATCAAGCCAGCAGGACTGTTGAGCCATATATTCGCCGTCAAGCATAACCTTGCGTGGAATTGGAATATCATCCCGTCCGTTAACCTGAGCCCAGCCAGTCAGTCCCGGCACCAAAACGTGCACGCCGCATTGCGTACGAAGCGCGATCAAATCGTCTTGGTTATATAACGCGGGTCTCGGCCCGACAAAACTCATATCGCCTCGCACGATGCTCCATATCTGCGGCAATTCGTCCAAACTCGATTTACGCAGAAACGAGCCGATAGGTGTGAGATGTGAACCCGGATTAGTGAGTAAATGCGTCGCCACCGCGGGTGTCCCGATCCACATCGTACGGAACTTTGGCATGCGAAAAATACGATTCCCCTTCCCGACCCGGTCCGACCAATACAATATCGGCCCCGGCGAAGTAAAACGCACTGCAAGAGCGACAAATGCAACAGGCAATGCCAGCAGCAGCAGAACAGGTAATGCTAATGCAATATCAAAAAATCGCTTACTCAGGCGCATCTCGTTTCCCGACTTAACGTTGACGCTTGATGCAACGCGCCATCCAACAAAAAATCCTGCCTCAATCTGACGTCGCTGAAGAAAAAATCCAAGCATCTCCTGCTCATGTCCCAAGCGTTAAAAATAAAAAACAGTAAATGCATCTGCTCAGAAAATATTAAAAATAAGGAATGAGTACCAAACCTACAAACGACAACTTACTGCGAACCTTCTACACCTTCTGCTAGATAGACCAGATCAACAACGTCATTGACTGGGGTATATCCTGAGACTAGTTTGGCCAACATCCGAGAAATTGTATCGATATCGTTGTTATCGGCAGCGTTGAACAATATTTGCAGTTCTTTTGTCAACACATTCCAAGCGAGAAAATCTTCATGCGCTTTCATGATTCGTACATGCATGGTTGGCTGGGGATGATCACCGATCAGGAGCTCTTCATAAAGTTTTTCTCCGGGGCGTAAGCCCGTTACCTTGATCTCGATGTCCCCATAGGGATTGTCATCATCTCTTATCGTGAGCCCGGACAAACGAATCATCCGCCGCGCTAGATCGATGATTTTTACCGAATCCCCCATATCAAGTACAAACACGTCGCCGCCATCAGCCATTGCCGCCGCTTGGACAACCAATTGAGCCGCTTCTGGAATTGTCATGAAGTAGCGCGTCACATTGACATCAGTAACGGTTATTGGACCACCATCCTTGATCTGTTGACGAAACAACGGAATAACCGAGCCGGATGACCCAAGTACATTGCCGAATCTCACCATGGAAAAACGCGTTTTGTTGCTAACTACTGGGCTAACAGAAGCATCGACATCAAATACGGGATAGTCATTGATGGACAATGCTTGCAAAATCATTTCCGCGAGACGCTTCGTCGCGCCCATGACATTTGTCGGTCGTACGGCCTTGTCTGTACTAATCAGCACAAAATCACTGACCCCATTTTCGGTGGCAGCACGAGCTAAATTATAGGTACCAAGAACGTTATTACGGATCCCCTCTACTGGATTATGCTCGACGAGAGGGACATGCTTGTATGCTGCTGCGTGATAGACAGTATGAGGTTTCCAAGTTTTGCAGATCTCACTGAGGCGGCGATAGTCACGCACACTGCCGAGCAACGGCACAAGCTCTATCCTTTGCTGAGTCTCTTCCAGCTTGGTCTCAAGCTCTCGATGGATTGTATACAAGCTGAATTCGTTATGATCAAGAAGCAGCAATCTCGTTGGCTTTGCCACCATGATCTGCCGGCACAGCTCACCGCCAATACTGCCTCCTGCTCCGGTAACCAAGACTGTTTTTCCGCTTATGTGACGCCCAATCAACTCAAGATTCGGAGGTACGGGATCGCGCCCTAGCAAATCAAGTATATCCAACTCACGGATATCAGACACGGTCACGGTTCCATGTGCCAGATCTGTCAGATCCGGTAGCGATCGTACATGCACCTGATATTTTCGCAGAGCGGCCAAAATTTCATTACGACGGCTACGCGTGACACTCGGCAATGCAAGCAAGACATCCGTAACACCGTATCGGGATACCAGATCTTCGATGTCATCCGGCTTATAAACCCGTTGGCCGTTAATCGTCTTCCCATGCAACTGACTATCATCGTCGAGAAAACCAATCAATATTGATTGATGTCGTTGTGTCAAAGCGCTCGCAATTTGCGCCCCGGCCCCTCCCGCGCCATAAATCAATAGCCTGGAATCCTTCCGGTCACGTTGATTCGCTACTATATGATTCAACCAAAACCGTGCAAATGCTCTGCTACTTCCGACCATGATCAGGAGCAAGAGTGGCTGCAGCAGTCCGACTGACCGAGGCACATCAGGTAATGCCAACCAGAAAAGCAGAGTAAACAGAGTGAGTCCATAAATTGCCACCGCCTTGGCAATTGCAATCATTGCAGACAAGCCGGTATAGCGAAATACCGCTCGGTACAATCCTAACCGGATAAAAATCGGTACTGCAATTAGCGGTGCCATCTGATAGACATGCCATTGATAGCCTTGCGGCCAATGCAATATGTCAAGACGCAAGGAAAAAGCACTCCACGTTGCCACGACCGACATAAGGATATCGGCTCCGACAACGATGCACTGCTTGTAAAATCTTGATAATTCAATAATACTTTTTCGCATTCACTGGCACCAGTTTTATAGCCGAGAGTGTACAACACCAGCCTATCCCACCGGGCGTTGCAAAATTGCCACACGCACATTTCCTACAATGACCGGAGAAAATCACGGGAATGATTTCGGGGGAGCGCTCCTTCAAGAGGGGACGATGCTTGACGAGCCGCTCATTTCTGAGCAGGAAGTCGCTGATAAATAACATGCTGAAACAGCCATCTCTTGAACTTGCGCAAGATATCT
This genomic interval carries:
- a CDS encoding glycosyltransferase — encoded protein: MNKVLHESAQTDILLSIITVTRNDADRLSQTIQSLQQFYGDARFEHIVMDGGSTDHTMSLASSQSAIANFRFYSGSDKGIYDAMNQGIQKSKGKFLLFLNCGDCMLATPDGIAAWSKSVGDEAAIDIVCFAFAQIESNGAKKIISARKTGSHQMPTSHQAMLFSAEFIHAHPYNIRYKIAADYDLYVRSRPNAVAFALTPAPLTAVEVDGVASSQPLISYREYLVIVSKNMTGMKMVACMTRIALKALLVIAAKSILPQGWISKLRGMS
- a CDS encoding glycosyltransferase; this encodes MAALFIDPLIEGERSHGYTSELITSTRKSKLSEVEIAYDLSIRNLFFLPFAFFQICMLIKARKPDVLISHNTKSSPLPLLAAWLMRVKVRVYFNHGVPYVGYAGVMRWILRFFERLNCFLATRILTVSSDMVKLLKHVSDQIQPATILNGSACGLDIDTYNRERYKDSIWRTENRISEDDVVVAFVGRPERRKGFERALHVWANYLKDPKYKLVLCGATPADVSRFLPRVPDNVICLGFVSNIPEILSNSDILIMPSLHEGLSYAVLEAMACGCVVIANDIEGIRSLVLDGQNGYLVKNNALSTYADLIQVVTTEEYNVSNIKRQATITAEMFSRKLFIPAYLSFLNDIARKA
- a CDS encoding sugar transferase → MPVAFVALAVRFTSPGPILYWSDRVGKGNRIFRMPKFRTMWIGTPAVATHLLTNPGSHLTPIGSFLRKSSLDELPQIWSIVRGDMSFVGPRPALYNQDDLIALRTQCGVHVLVPGLTGWAQVNGRDDIPIPRKVMLDGEYMAQQSCWLDCKILWMTFLKVIKRDGVTH
- a CDS encoding nucleoside-diphosphate sugar epimerase/dehydratase, with translation MRKSIIELSRFYKQCIVVGADILMSVVATWSAFSLRLDILHWPQGYQWHVYQMAPLIAVPIFIRLGLYRAVFRYTGLSAMIAIAKAVAIYGLTLFTLLFWLALPDVPRSVGLLQPLLLLIMVGSSRAFARFWLNHIVANQRDRKDSRLLIYGAGGAGAQIASALTQRHQSILIGFLDDDSQLHGKTINGQRVYKPDDIEDLVSRYGVTDVLLALPSVTRSRRNEILAALRKYQVHVRSLPDLTDLAHGTVTVSDIRELDILDLLGRDPVPPNLELIGRHISGKTVLVTGAGGSIGGELCRQIMVAKPTRLLLLDHNEFSLYTIHRELETKLEETQQRIELVPLLGSVRDYRRLSEICKTWKPHTVYHAAAYKHVPLVEHNPVEGIRNNVLGTYNLARAATENGVSDFVLISTDKAVRPTNVMGATKRLAEMILQALSINDYPVFDVDASVSPVVSNKTRFSMVRFGNVLGSSGSVIPLFRQQIKDGGPITVTDVNVTRYFMTIPEAAQLVVQAAAMADGGDVFVLDMGDSVKIIDLARRMIRLSGLTIRDDDNPYGDIEIKVTGLRPGEKLYEELLIGDHPQPTMHVRIMKAHEDFLAWNVLTKELQILFNAADNNDIDTISRMLAKLVSGYTPVNDVVDLVYLAEGVEGSQ